The Urocitellus parryii isolate mUroPar1 chromosome 6, mUroPar1.hap1, whole genome shotgun sequence genome includes a window with the following:
- the LOC113180658 gene encoding uncharacterized protein LOC113180658 encodes MVRFEAAAEEEQDPAVAGSFGRLARLLFIFRGSASTAGFRPRVPPGAWPGVAPPRAPPAKRRLREVRRPGGRGRPAGEQSRAPLEQRKEPAPSPCRARPGYPEPR; translated from the coding sequence ATGGTGCGCTTTGAGGCGGCGGCGGAGGAGGAGCAGGATCCGGCGGTCGCTGGCAGCTTTGGCCGCCTGGCTCGGCTTCTCTTCATCTTCCGAGGCTCGGCATCCACCGCGGGCTTCCGACCCCGCGTCCCGCCCGGGGCATGGCCGGGCGTTGCGCCCCCGCGCGCCCCGCCTGCTAAGCGGCGCCTGAGGGAGGTGCGGAGGCCAGGAGGCCGGGGGAGGCCGGCGGGTGAGCAGAGTCGAGCGCCTCTGGAGCAGAGAAAGGAGCCCGCGCCTAGTCCCTGCCGTGCTCGCCCGGGCTACCCGGAGCCCCGATGA